In the genome of Vicinamibacterales bacterium, the window CGCAGGGAATGTCGTTGCCGCGGAAGTAGTGGACCTCGGAGCAGCGGCCGCACGGCCCGGTGTCCCCCATCTGCCAGAAGTTCTCCGCCAGGCCGAGCTCGGTGATCCGGTCGCGCGGCACGAACCGCTGCCAGATGGCGAACGCCTCGTCGTCACGCGGAATCCCGGCTTCTCCCTTGAAGACGGTGGGGAACAGCCGGTCCGCCGGCAGGTTCCAGACCGTGGTGAGCAGCTCCCACGCGAACGGGATCGCGTCATTCTTGAAATAGTCGCCGAACGAGAAGTTGCCGAGCATCTCGAAGAAGGTGTGATGCCGCAGCGACGGGCCGACGTTGTCGAGATCGTTGTGCTTGCCGCTCACGCGCATGCACTTCTGAGACGTCGTGGCGCGGGTGTAGGCGCGCTTTTCCCTGCCCAGGAACAGGTCCTTGAACTGGTTCATCCCGGCGTTGGTGAAGAGCAGGGTCGGATCGTCCCCCGGCACGAGCGACGAGCTCGCGACGATGGCATGCCCGTGGCGCTCGAAATACTTGAGAAACGAGCGCCTGATCTCCTTCGACGTCATGCTCGACATTGTACCGTGACAACACGATAGGATCGGAGCCCGATGCAGAACGTCTTCGAGCAGGGCGGCGAAGTCGGCGCGCTCATGCGCGACATGGACTGGACCGGCACCGCGCTCGGTCCGCCCGACGACTGGCCGCAAAGCCTGCGGATTGTCGTGCGCATCATGCTCACGTCGCGCTTTGCGATGTGGATTGGCTGGGGACCCGAGCTGTCGTTTCTCTATAACGACGCGTACGCGCGCATGTCGCTCGGTCCCAGGCATCCGTCGGCGCTGGGGCGTCCCGCGCGGGAGGTGTGGGCGGAGATCTGGAAGGACGTCAGCCCGCGCATCGACCAGGTCATGTCGTCGGGGCGGGCGACCTGGGACGAAGGGCTGATGCTGATCGTCCTGCGCTACGGCTATCCGGAAGAGACGTATCACACCTTCTCCTACAGTCCGCTGTTCGACGACAGCGGCACGATCGCGGGCAACCTCTGCGTCGTGACCGAGGAGACCGAGCGGATCATCGGCGAGCGCCGCCTCGGGGCGCTGCAGATGCTGGCCTCGATGCTGGCTGGTGCGAACGAGGCCCAGGAGGTGTACGCGGCGGTGGAGACCTGCGCCGCCGCCAACGGGCGCGACATTCCGTTTGCGCTGCTCTACGCGGTGGACGAGGCGAGCGCCCACGCGACGCTCGTCGCGCGCAGCGGTATCACCGAGGATCACCAGGCCGCCCCGAGCCAGGCGGCGCTCGAGGACGGCGGACCCTGGCCGTTCGCCCGCGTGCTGCAGGGCTCGGACGACCTGATCGTGGATCACCGGGCCGGCGACGCGGCGTGGCCGTCGGGACCGTGGGACGTGCCGGTGACGCGTGCCGTCATGCTGCCGATCACGCTGCAGGGGCAGCTGCGGCCGTCTTACGTGTTCATCGCCGGCCACAACCCGTACCGTCCGCTCGACGAGTCCTGCCGCAGCTTCCTCGGTCTGCTGGTGGGGCAGATCGCCTCGGGCCTCGCCAACGCGCGCGTCTACGAAGACGAGCGGCGCCGCGCCGAAGCGCTGGCGGCGCTCGATCGCGCCAAGACGGCGTTCTTCTCGAACGTCAGCCACGAATTCCGCACCCCCTTGACGCTGATGCTCGGGCCGACCGAAGACGCGCTGGCGCACGGCGGCGTCATGCACCGTCCCGAGCTGGAGACGGTCTATCGCAACCAGCTGCGGCTGCTCAAGCTGGTGAACTCGCTGCTGGACTTCTCACGGGCGGAAGCCGGCCGCGCCCAGGCGACCTACGAGCCGATCGATCTCGCGGCGCTGACGACCGATCTCGCCAGCAACTTCCGGTCGGCGATCGAGCGCGGCGGACTCGCGTTCGAGGTCGACTGCCCGCCGCTGCCGGAGCCGGTCTTCGTCGATCGGCAGATGTGGGAGAAGATCGTTCTCAACCTGCTGTCGAATGCGTTCAAGTTCACGCTCGAAGGCAGCATCAGGGTGGCGATTCGCGCCGCGCGCGGTGCCGTCACGCTGTCGGTGGAGGACACCGGCGTCGGCATTCCGGAGGCGGAGCAGCCGCGCGTGTTCGAGCGCTTCCATCGGATCGAAGGCACGCGGGCGAGGACGCACGAGGGCACCGGCATCGGCCTCGCGCTCGTCCAGGACCTGGTCGCGCTGCACGGCGGGGCGATTACCGTCGAGAGCCAGCCCGGACGAGGCACGACCTTCAGCGTGACGATTCCCCTGGGCGCCGCGCACCTCCCGGCGGAGCGGATCGGCTCCGCGCCGGCGCTCGCGTCGAGCGCGATCGGCGTGCAGCCCTTCTTCGTCGAAGCCGAGCGGTGGCTCGAATCCGCCGCGGCGCCCGACCTCGCGGTCGACGAGGCGCCGATCGAGGCAGGGCCGCCGGAGCGCGGCCGCATCCTCGTCGCCGACGACAATCTCGACATGCGCGACTACCTGCGGCGGCTGTTGTCGCCGCGCTGGGTGGTCGACACCGCGCGCGACGGACGGGAGGCGCTGGCGCGGATGCAGCGGCATCGAGCCGACCTGGTGATCACGGACGTCATGATGCCGGAGCTGGACGGCTTCGGACTGCTCGCCGCGCTGCGCGCGAACCCCGAGACCCGCGACGTGCCGGTGATGATGCTCTCGGCACGGGCGGGGGAAGAGATGCGGCTGGAAGGGCTCCAGGCCGGGGCTGACGAGTATCTGGTCAAGCCGTTCTCCGCGCGTGAGCTGACGGCGCGCGTCGAGACGCTGCTGATCCGCGCCTCGATGCACGCGGTCGAGAACCTGCAGCGCCGTCAGCTCGTCGACATCTTCCGCCAGGTCCCCGCGGCAATGGCGATCCTGCGCGGTCCGGATCACGTGTTCGAGCACGCCAATCCCGCCTACCTCGCGCTGATCGGCAATCGCGACGTCATCGGCAAGCCGGTGCGCGAGGCGTTGCCCGAGCTCGACGGGCAGGGGGTCTACGAGCTGCTCGACGGCGTCTTTACCACCGGGCAGCCCTACGTCGGCAGCGAGCTGCGCCTGAGGGTGGAGCGCACACGGGGGGAGGCGCCGGAGGAGCTGTTCTTCGATTTCGTCTATCAGCCGCTGCGCGATGCGACGCAGCAGATCGACGGGATTGCGGTCGTCGTCTTCGAGGTCAGCGAGCTGGTGCGCGCGCGCAGCGACGCGGAGTCGGCGAGCCGCGCCAAGGACGAGTTCCTCGCCATGCTCGGGCACGAGCTGCG includes:
- a CDS encoding ATP-binding protein, with the protein product MQNVFEQGGEVGALMRDMDWTGTALGPPDDWPQSLRIVVRIMLTSRFAMWIGWGPELSFLYNDAYARMSLGPRHPSALGRPAREVWAEIWKDVSPRIDQVMSSGRATWDEGLMLIVLRYGYPEETYHTFSYSPLFDDSGTIAGNLCVVTEETERIIGERRLGALQMLASMLAGANEAQEVYAAVETCAAANGRDIPFALLYAVDEASAHATLVARSGITEDHQAAPSQAALEDGGPWPFARVLQGSDDLIVDHRAGDAAWPSGPWDVPVTRAVMLPITLQGQLRPSYVFIAGHNPYRPLDESCRSFLGLLVGQIASGLANARVYEDERRRAEALAALDRAKTAFFSNVSHEFRTPLTLMLGPTEDALAHGGVMHRPELETVYRNQLRLLKLVNSLLDFSRAEAGRAQATYEPIDLAALTTDLASNFRSAIERGGLAFEVDCPPLPEPVFVDRQMWEKIVLNLLSNAFKFTLEGSIRVAIRAARGAVTLSVEDTGVGIPEAEQPRVFERFHRIEGTRARTHEGTGIGLALVQDLVALHGGAITVESQPGRGTTFSVTIPLGAAHLPAERIGSAPALASSAIGVQPFFVEAERWLESAAAPDLAVDEAPIEAGPPERGRILVADDNLDMRDYLRRLLSPRWVVDTARDGREALARMQRHRADLVITDVMMPELDGFGLLAALRANPETRDVPVMMLSARAGEEMRLEGLQAGADEYLVKPFSARELTARVETLLIRASMHAVENLQRRQLVDIFRQVPAAMAILRGPDHVFEHANPAYLALIGNRDVIGKPVREALPELDGQGVYELLDGVFTTGQPYVGSELRLRVERTRGEAPEELFFDFVYQPLRDATQQIDGIAVVVFEVSELVRARSDAESASRAKDEFLAMLGHELRNPLAPILTALQLMRLRGGAALEHERTVIERQTRHLVRLVDDLLDVSRIARGKIELRRERLDVADAVAKAIEMASPLLEERKHRLDVRVPRGLDVVADPARLAQIVANLLTNAAKYTDGGGRVVIKGALEGDMVAVRVADTGIGIDPMMLPRVFEMFTQERQTLDRTAGGLGLGLTIVRNLVQLHGGTVEAYSEGRGRGSEFVVRLPAAPSAHEAAALAEAASAERDLPREGLPVLVVDDNADAADMLREYVGALGYRVTVALDSLAALRAADENPPAIALLDIGLPVMDGFELARRFRESDRHAAIKLVAITGYGQETDRQRSRDAGFDAHLVKPVDMDQLEHLLSVLTTGLR